The Akkermansia sp. RCC_12PD genome contains the following window.
GCATTGTGATCCTTCCGCGGTGCATGAAAAATCAAAAAGGCCGTTCCGCAAAATGCGGAACAGCCTTGAAGCTGCTTGAAATGCTGGTTACTTGCTGAGGTAGCTGGCCACGCCTTCGTGAGACGGAGTCATGGCGGCTTCACCCTTGTGCCAGCCGAGCGGGCAGACTTCTCCGTACAGCTCGAAGTGCTGGAGGGCGTCCACGACGCGGATGGCTTCTTCAATGGAGCGGCCCAGCGGGAAGTCATTGATGAGCTGGTGGCGGACGATGCCGTCCTTGTCAATCAGGAAAAGGCCGCGGTAGGCGATCATTTCCCCGGAGACTTCGATGTTGCCGTCTTCATCGATTTCCTCGTTGCCGGCCAGAACGCCGTAGTCGGAGGAAATGGTCTTGTTGATGTCGGCCACGATGGGGTAGCTGACGCCCTGGATGCCGCCCTGTTCGCGGGGGGTGTTCACCCACGCCCAGTGGGAGAATTCGCTGTCCGTGGAGCAGCCGACGACGGCTACGTCACGCTTGTCGAATTCGCCGAGCGCCTCCTGGAACCCGATCAGTTCCGTGGGGCACACGAATGTGAAGTCCTTCGGATAGAAGAAGAGGATCACATATTTTTTTCCCTTGAACTGGTCAAGGCTGAAATCCGGGACGATGGTACCGTTGACGACTGCGTTTGCACTGAAATGAGGTGCTGGTTTTCCGATGAGGAGCATGATATGTTTTTTGGTTTGGTTCTAAAAGAATGATTCCAAAAAACGAGAGGAAGTCAAGTGGCAATGACGTTCCGCAAGTGGCAAAAGGGCCTGTTTTCTCTTGAAAACGAGACTTGTTTTGTCAGTATTGGCTGCATGTCATCCCTGAAGGCGCAGCAGGACCAATGGTCCGGAAAGATAGGAGTGATTCTTGCCGTGGCCGGAAGCGCCGTGGGACTGGGCAATTTTTTGCGTTTTCCTGGCTTGGCCGCCCAATACGGCGGCGGGGCGTTCATGGTGGCTTACGGCATCATGCTGGTTCTGGTGGGCGTGCCCGTGGCTTGGGCGGAATGGTCCATCGGGCGCAGGGGCGGCCAGCAGGGCGCCCATTGCGCCCCCGGCGTGTTCTGGTACCTGACGAA
Protein-coding sequences here:
- a CDS encoding peroxiredoxin, with protein sequence MMLLIGKPAPHFSANAVVNGTIVPDFSLDQFKGKKYVILFFYPKDFTFVCPTELIGFQEALGEFDKRDVAVVGCSTDSEFSHWAWVNTPREQGGIQGVSYPIVADINKTISSDYGVLAGNEEIDEDGNIEVSGEMIAYRGLFLIDKDGIVRHQLINDFPLGRSIEEAIRVVDALQHFELYGEVCPLGWHKGEAAMTPSHEGVASYLSK